In Chanodichthys erythropterus isolate Z2021 chromosome 18, ASM2448905v1, whole genome shotgun sequence, the following are encoded in one genomic region:
- the lpin1a gene encoding phosphatidate phosphatase LPIN1 isoform X3, whose amino-acid sequence MKLGENGEAFFVKETESDEEMVPSHLATSPIISEGSALMQAQVGKGLSRLSESGNGTSIQTLGPMQSPGDSSIMKKRRKRRRKSKVDSMKREDNGDFSEDEDMFTIDMSSDDDTVATGSRAMSHELFAEQVKGTSSTYKQSEGNWTGVQSTGLEKTCSLPIPTNSGLSISCPQQTAMFQSTYSSLPSTPKSDSELLASQRGKKKPDNPEMLWTWGELPHAAKPSFLMPLSEPMVVTPRSIPPSESTHFRAITGDGTVESQGNDVYVPNLRAGEATSASAVDVEAISAAAHLITDLEEGRHSPGAHAISKTDSPSKRKDKRSRHLGSDGIYLDDITELEPEVAALYFPKSDGATSVRGGADPRSANQSPQSVGSSGMDSGVDSFSDQLGDLPHIAISLCGGLSENREITKEEFEERAISYQEFADNPSIIDDPNLVVKIGTKYYNWTTAAPIVLAVQVFQKPLPKATVENIMKEKMPKKGGRWWFSWRGRNNSSKSESASDQIEGGEESIRTGTVSRLKDESSSSEDDSESAKQNPVSNQPEVLHSSGGHCYRKTLRLSPEQLASLHLKDGPNDVVFSVTTQYQGTCRCEGTIYLWNWDDKIVISDIDGTITRSDTLGHILPTLGKDWTHQGIARLYHRVSQNGYKFMYCSARAIGMADMTRGYLHWVNERGTMLPMGPVLLSPSSLFSAFHREVIEKKPEKFKIECLTDIKNLFYPNTEPFYAAFGNRATDVYSYKEVGVPLNRIFTVNPRGELIQEHAKTNISSYGRLCEVVDHVFPLLIRGNTTDFPCSDTFSQFTFWREQLPEVDKQDQHAESS is encoded by the exons GAGATGGTGCCATCCCACTTGGCTACATCACCCATCATTTCAGAAGGCTCTGCCCTAATGCAGGCCCAAGTGGGAAAAGGCTTGTCCCGTCTGTCTGAGTCTGGAAACGGAACCTCCATTCAAACCCTGGGCCCCATGCAGTCCCCTGGTGACAGTTCAATaatgaagaagaggaggaagaggaggagaaaatCTAAAGTTGACAGCATGAAGCGAGAGGACAATGGAGACTTTTCAGAAGATGAGGACATGTTTACCATCGACATGAGTTCTGATGATGACACAGTAGCTACAGGCAGCAG AGCcatgtcacatgaactgtttgcTGAGCAGGTGAAAGGAACTAGCAGCACATACAAACAGTCTGAAGGGAACTGGACTGGTGTTCAAAG TACAGGGCTGGAGAAGACATGCTCTTTACCCATTCCCACCAATTCGGGATTATCCATTTCCTGCCCTCAACAAACAGCCATGTTCCAGTCCACATACAG TTCCTTGCCATCTACACCCAAGAGTGATTCCGAGTTGCTGGCCAGTCAGAGAGGTAAAAAGAAACCTGACAACCCTGAGATGCTGTGGACATGGGGAGAGCTGCCTCATGCTGCCAAG CCTTCATTCCTGATGCCCCTGTCAGAGCCCATGGTGGTGACACCAAGATCAATCCCACCATCTGAAAGTACGCACTTTAGAGCCATCACTGGGGATGGAACGGTGGAGTCTCAGGGCAATGATGTGTATGTGCCTAATCTCAGGGCTGGAGAGGCAACATCTGCCTCTGCTGTAGATGTGGAGGCCATCAGTGCAGCCGCCCATCTTATCACAGACTTAGAGGAGGGCCGTCACAGTCCTGGGGCTCATGCCATTAGCAAGACAGACTCTCCATCCAAGAGAAAAG ACAAAAGGAGCCGGCACTTGGGATCAGATGGAATATATCTGGATGACATCACAGAGTTGGAGCCTGAGGTGGCAGCCTTGTACTTTCCAAAGAG TGATGGAGCAACTTCTGTGAGGGGTGGGGCAGATCCGAGAAGTGCAAATCAGTCCCCTCAGTCAGTGGGCAGCAGTGGAATGGACAGTGGGGTGGACAGCTTTTCTGACCAGTTAGGAGACTTGCCTCATATTGCCATCTCTCTATGTGGAGGATTGTCAGAAAACAGAGAGATCACTAAAG AGGAATTCGAGGAACGAGCAATATCTTATCAGGAGTTTGCAGATAATCCATCTATCATTGATGATCCCAACCTGGTCGTAAAGATTGGAACCAA GTATTATAACTGGACCACAGCTGCTCCTATCGTACTGGCCGTGCAGGTTTTTCAGAAGCCCTTACCAAAG GCCACAGTTGAGAACATCATGAAGGAGAAGATGCCCAAGAAAGGAGGACGCTGGTGGTTCTCATGGCGGGGCAGAAACAACAGCTCCAAATCG GAATCAGCATCAGACCAGATTGAAGGTGGAGAGGAGTCTATAAGAACAGGAACTGTGAGCAG ATTAAAGGATGAATCATCATCCAGTGAAGATGACAGTGAAAGTGCTAAACAGAATCCTGTGAGCAATCAGCCTGAAGTTCTCCACAGCTCTGGAGGCCACTGCTACAGAAAGACTCTTCGTTTGTCCCCAGAACAGCTC GCCAGTCTGCACTTAAAAGATGGCCCCAATGATGTGGTCTTCAGCGTCACCACCCAGTACCAAGGCACCTGTCGCTGTGAGGGCACCATTTATCTGTGGAACTGGGATGACAAGATAGTGATTTCAGATATTGATGGCACCATCACAAG GTCTGATACCCTGGGACACATATTACCAACACTGGGTAAAGACTGGACTCATCAGGGTATTGCCCGACTCTACCACAGAGTCAGCCA GAACGGCTACAAATTCATGTACTGTTCAGCTCGGGCTATTGGTATGGCTGATATGACCCGGGGTTACCTGCACTGGGTTAATGAAAGAGGCACTATGCTACCCATGGGACCGGTGCTGCTTAGTCCTAGTAGTCTGTTCTCTGCATTTCACAG GGAGGTCATTGAGAAGAAGCCAGAAAAGTTTAAAATTGAATGTCTGACCGATATTAAAAATCTGTTCTATCCAAACACAGAACCTTTCTATGCTGCTTTTGGAAACAGGGCAACA GATGTTTATTCATATAAAGAGGTGGGAGTGCCTCTGAACAGAATATTCACTGTGAATCCTAGGGGAGAGCTCATCCAAGAACATGCAAAGACCAACATATCATC TTATGGCCGTCTTTGTGAGGTCGTAGATCATGTCTTCCCTCTTCTGATCCGAGGGAACACCACCGACTTCCCCTGTTCAGACACCTTCAGCCAGTTCACCTTCTGGAGAGAGCAGTTACCAGAGGTAGACAAACAGGATCAACATGCTGAGAGCAGCTAA
- the pfn4 gene encoding profilin-4 yields MALNPFPKLLEDGLISTKHVECAAILVAKTGEVTAAFNFTVCPEQTYMFIDSFKHVNVTRQRGLNFKNKLYTCVRADKHSIYAKCEGHGLILVRTALYVIVATYLQSMYPSICVEAVEKLAEYLREKGK; encoded by the exons ATGGCTTTGAACCCATTTCCAAAGTTATTAGAAGACGGTCTCATTAGCACGAAACATGTAGAGTGTGCAGCGATACTCGTGGCTAAAACAGGCGAGGTAACAGCTGCATTCAATTTTACA GTCTGTCCAGAGCAAACATATATGTTTATAGACTCATTCAAACACGTGAATGTAACGAGGCAGAGAGGACTCAACTTCAAGAACAAGCTCTACACCTGCGTGCGTGCTGACAAACACTCGATATACGCTAAATGT GAAGGACATGGCCTGATATTGGTGAGAACTGCACTGTATGTGATTGTTGCCACATACTTGCAGAGCATGTATCCAAGTATCTGTGTGGAAGCAGTTGAGAAACTAG CCGAGTATCTGCGTGAAAAGGGAAAATGA